Proteins encoded by one window of Bradyrhizobium sp. B097:
- a CDS encoding glycerol-3-phosphate dehydrogenase gives MADYDLAIIGGGLNGTSIARDAAGRGLRVILLEQGDLGSGASGASPRLVHGDLAGLERREFFRVRRALRERDVLLRIAPHLVRPARFAIPAHAEERPPWQLRSLLLLYERLASRSGLPRSTTLDVTHHPVGNALKRPFGTAFEYSDCVVDDSRLVVLNAVDAAARGADIRTGARVTRAERGDTWRLVTIDRGYRRVITARSLVNATGAWTASVADIVLRVPAPRLATVQISQIVVRRLFDCDNVYVFQHSDGQLIFASPYERDFTLIGSVGHAFKGDPAIVAMGVLEVAYLCDAANRYFREQITPADVLRTISGANSVIAPARRRSSDGAASPDFRRGKAPLLTIFGGDVTTSRRRAERAVSEFTRFYPMTPRWTATVPLPGGEFAWQRFETEVDIARDRWRFLDEAQARRLVAAYGLNVKDILGEAKQKADLGPAFGTELTGVEVRYLMRKEWARFPDDILWRRSKLGLTMPKADQHALAAFMAKGD, from the coding sequence ATGGCGGATTATGATCTCGCGATCATTGGCGGTGGCCTGAACGGCACGAGCATTGCGCGTGATGCGGCCGGCCGCGGCCTGCGCGTGATCCTGCTGGAGCAGGGTGATCTCGGCTCCGGCGCGTCGGGGGCCTCGCCGCGGCTGGTCCATGGCGATCTGGCCGGGCTGGAACGGCGCGAGTTCTTCCGCGTCCGCAGGGCGCTGAGGGAACGCGATGTGTTGCTACGCATCGCGCCGCATCTGGTGCGGCCGGCGCGCTTTGCGATCCCGGCGCATGCCGAGGAGCGACCGCCGTGGCAATTGCGGTCGTTGCTGCTGCTCTACGAACGGTTGGCGTCGCGCAGCGGCCTGCCACGCTCGACGACGCTGGATGTCACCCACCATCCGGTCGGCAATGCGCTGAAGCGGCCGTTCGGAACCGCGTTCGAATATTCCGACTGCGTCGTCGACGATTCCCGGCTCGTCGTGCTCAACGCGGTGGATGCCGCAGCGCGCGGCGCCGATATCCGCACCGGCGCGCGCGTGACCAGGGCCGAGCGAGGCGACACCTGGCGGCTGGTCACGATCGACCGCGGCTATCGCCGGGTGATCACGGCGCGGTCGCTGGTCAACGCGACCGGCGCATGGACCGCCTCCGTCGCCGACATCGTGTTGCGCGTGCCGGCACCACGGCTCGCGACCGTGCAGATCAGCCAGATCGTGGTGCGCCGCCTGTTCGACTGCGACAACGTCTATGTGTTCCAGCACAGCGACGGGCAACTGATCTTCGCCAGTCCCTATGAGCGCGACTTCACCCTGATCGGCAGCGTCGGTCATGCGTTCAAGGGCGATCCCGCCATTGTCGCGATGGGTGTGCTTGAAGTTGCTTATCTCTGCGACGCAGCCAATCGTTATTTTCGCGAGCAGATCACCCCGGCCGATGTGCTGCGAACGATTTCCGGCGCCAATTCCGTCATCGCTCCCGCGCGCCGGCGCAGCAGCGATGGCGCTGCGTCGCCCGATTTCAGGCGCGGCAAGGCCCCGCTGCTCACCATCTTCGGCGGCGACGTCACCACCTCGCGGCGCCGCGCCGAGCGGGCGGTCTCGGAGTTCACGCGGTTCTATCCGATGACGCCGCGCTGGACCGCAACCGTGCCGCTGCCGGGCGGCGAATTCGCCTGGCAGCGCTTCGAGACCGAGGTCGACATCGCGCGCGACCGCTGGCGTTTCCTGGACGAGGCGCAGGCGCGGCGGCTGGTGGCCGCCTACGGGCTGAACGTGAAGGATATCCTGGGCGAGGCGAAGCAGAAGGCCGATCTCGGCCCGGCCTTCGGCACGGAGTTGACTGGAGTTGAGGTGCGCTACCTCATGCGCAAGGAGTGGGCGCGCTTTCCCGACGATATCCTGTGGCGGCGCTCCAAGCTCGGGTTGACCATGCCGAAAGCCGATCAGCATGCGCTCGCGGCGTTCATGGCGAAGGGCGATTGA
- a CDS encoding tetratricopeptide repeat protein: MLAALHGADSAFEAAIAEDPDFALAHLGRARVHQLNMEGAKARAKAADARQLAAAASPRERQHIEIIASVIDGQGKKAMTAAEQHLSEYPRDAQVLSLLLGAFGLYAFSGRSDHDAARLTICERYIGDYGDDWWFLTYLGWSKTEAGDLVSGRAVTERGYELKPENAGAAHAVAHALFEQGDAAEGRSFLSAWLPANDRTSFLQGHLAWHLALIAIEEGDADGALAIYEQHIKPAGRPYPPLNIYTDTASLLWRLSVAGKTGLEPYWKDVAAYGDGYFPKAGAHFADVHHALVAATTNNDALEARLTEMAARDADGKLAPGPAAIGLGRGVAAFAAGDHERAVRILAPLMPELVRIGGSHAQRELWEDTFIVACLRAGQGRQATSLISERLHRRPSKRDLAWSQEAERQ, encoded by the coding sequence ATGCTGGCGGCGCTGCACGGCGCCGATTCGGCGTTCGAGGCGGCGATCGCCGAGGACCCCGATTTCGCGTTGGCCCATCTCGGCCGTGCCCGCGTCCACCAGCTCAACATGGAAGGCGCCAAAGCCCGCGCCAAGGCGGCCGACGCACGGCAGCTCGCGGCGGCCGCAAGCCCGCGCGAGCGCCAGCACATCGAGATCATCGCGTCGGTGATCGACGGCCAGGGCAAGAAGGCGATGACAGCGGCCGAACAGCATCTCAGCGAATATCCGCGCGATGCGCAGGTGCTCTCGCTGTTGCTCGGCGCCTTCGGCCTCTATGCCTTCTCCGGCCGGTCCGACCACGACGCGGCACGGCTCACGATCTGCGAACGCTACATCGGCGACTATGGCGACGACTGGTGGTTCCTCACCTATCTCGGCTGGTCGAAGACCGAAGCCGGCGACCTCGTCTCGGGCCGCGCCGTCACCGAGCGCGGCTATGAGTTGAAGCCGGAGAACGCCGGCGCCGCGCACGCGGTGGCGCATGCGCTGTTCGAACAGGGCGACGCGGCGGAAGGCCGCAGCTTCCTCTCCGCATGGCTGCCGGCGAATGATCGCACCAGCTTCCTGCAGGGCCACCTCGCCTGGCACCTCGCCTTGATCGCGATCGAGGAAGGCGACGCCGACGGCGCGCTCGCCATCTACGAGCAGCACATCAAGCCGGCGGGCCGGCCCTATCCGCCGCTCAATATCTACACCGACACGGCCTCGCTGCTGTGGCGACTGTCGGTCGCCGGCAAAACGGGTCTCGAACCGTACTGGAAGGATGTCGCCGCCTATGGCGACGGCTACTTCCCGAAGGCCGGTGCGCATTTCGCCGACGTGCACCACGCGCTGGTCGCAGCCACGACCAACAACGATGCGCTTGAGGCGCGATTGACCGAGATGGCGGCGCGCGACGCCGACGGCAAACTGGCGCCCGGCCCTGCCGCGATCGGGCTCGGCCGGGGCGTTGCCGCCTTCGCCGCCGGCGATCATGAGCGCGCCGTGCGCATCCTTGCGCCGCTGATGCCCGAGCTGGTGCGGATCGGCGGCAGCCACGCGCAACGCGAATTGTGGGAGGACACCTTCATCGTCGCGTGCCTGCGCGCGGGCCAAGGCCGGCAAGCGACGAGCCTGATCTCGGAGCGGCTGCATCGCCGTCCATCCAAGCGTGACCTCGCCTGGTCGCAGGAGGCGGAAAGGCAATAG
- a CDS encoding ABC transporter ATP-binding protein, giving the protein MPLLRIEGVAKSFGNFRAVDRLSLDVRAGEFFALLGPSGCGKTTLLRMLAGFETPDEGRILLGGSDIAQVLPHERPVNMMFQNYALFPHLSVRDNIAFGLRRAGMARRDIATRVAEMVALVKLEGLEKRKPDQLSGGQRQRVALARSLARRPQVLLLDEPLAALDKKLRESTQGELMELQRRLGMTFIIVTHDQEEAMTMAGRIGVMDAGRLVQVATPRNLYEAPASRWIAEFVGDINLFNGQVAARENGRLTVSTAEAGTLAVSELWPPVTKEVVSVAIRPEKVKLSRRAPASDAGASQTINRLEGVVTDVNYLGGVTSYRVKLETGAVVRSSMANTARLDVDAYLAGQRVVAWFTADDCLVLEQ; this is encoded by the coding sequence ATGCCGCTGCTGCGGATCGAGGGCGTCGCCAAGTCGTTCGGCAATTTCCGCGCGGTCGACCGGCTCTCGCTCGACGTCCGCGCCGGCGAGTTCTTCGCGCTGCTCGGCCCGAGCGGCTGCGGCAAGACCACGCTGCTCCGCATGCTCGCAGGCTTCGAGACCCCGGACGAGGGCCGCATCCTGCTCGGCGGCAGCGATATCGCCCAGGTGCTGCCGCATGAGCGGCCCGTCAACATGATGTTCCAAAACTACGCGCTGTTCCCGCATCTGTCGGTGCGCGACAACATCGCCTTCGGCCTCAGGCGCGCCGGCATGGCGCGTCGCGATATTGCGACCCGCGTTGCCGAGATGGTGGCCCTCGTCAAGCTCGAGGGGCTCGAGAAGCGCAAGCCCGACCAGCTCTCCGGCGGGCAGCGGCAGCGCGTGGCGCTGGCGCGCTCGCTGGCGCGACGCCCGCAGGTGCTGCTGCTCGACGAGCCGCTCGCCGCGCTCGACAAGAAATTGCGCGAGAGCACGCAAGGGGAGCTGATGGAGCTGCAACGCCGGCTCGGCATGACCTTCATCATCGTCACCCACGATCAGGAGGAGGCGATGACGATGGCCGGCCGGATCGGCGTGATGGATGCCGGCCGGTTGGTGCAGGTCGCGACCCCGCGCAATCTCTATGAGGCGCCGGCCTCGCGCTGGATCGCCGAGTTCGTCGGCGACATCAATCTGTTCAACGGCCAGGTCGCCGCCCGCGAGAATGGACGGTTGACGGTCTCCACCGCGGAAGCAGGCACGCTCGCGGTCAGCGAGCTGTGGCCGCCGGTGACCAAGGAGGTCGTCAGCGTCGCGATCCGCCCCGAGAAGGTGAAGCTGTCGCGCCGCGCACCGGCCTCGGACGCGGGCGCATCGCAGACGATCAACCGGCTGGAGGGCGTCGTCACCGATGTCAACTATCTCGGCGGCGTCACGAGCTACCGAGTGAAGCTGGAGACCGGCGCGGTGGTGCGCTCGTCGATGGCCAATACCGCGCGGCTCGATGTCGACGCCTATCTCGCCGGCCAGCGCGTGGTGGCGTGGTTCACCGCCGACGATTGCCTGGTGCTCGAGCAATGA
- a CDS encoding ABC transporter permease subunit, whose amino-acid sequence MSARRIFARPARLAAIAPYLWMVLFFLVPFGFVLKISLSQTAIAQPPYTPVFDFTEGRAALAAAFAQLSFDNFRLLLQDNLYILSYLRSLVVAVTSTLILLLIGYPIAYGMARLPQRWQGVAMMLVIVPFWTSFLIRIYAWINILQHDGLLNQFLLTLHIVSAPVVWLSTDSAMYLGIVYSYLPFMILPLYATLSKMDASLLEAAGDLGASPRQAFWLVTFPLSLPGVGAGALLCFIPVVGEFVIPDLLAGSNSLMIGQTLWLEFFTNKDWPVASAAAVALLLLLVPPLVLYDRLQRRQLESNR is encoded by the coding sequence ATGAGTGCGCGCCGCATCTTCGCGCGGCCGGCGCGGCTCGCCGCGATTGCGCCTTACCTCTGGATGGTGCTGTTCTTCCTGGTGCCGTTCGGCTTCGTGCTGAAGATCAGCCTGTCGCAGACCGCGATCGCGCAGCCGCCCTATACGCCGGTGTTCGATTTCACCGAGGGCCGCGCGGCGCTGGCGGCCGCGTTTGCGCAATTGTCGTTCGATAATTTCCGCCTGCTGCTGCAGGACAATCTGTACATCCTGTCCTATCTGCGCAGCCTCGTCGTGGCCGTGACCTCGACGTTGATCCTGCTGCTGATTGGCTATCCGATTGCGTACGGCATGGCGCGGCTGCCGCAGCGCTGGCAGGGCGTGGCGATGATGCTGGTGATCGTGCCGTTCTGGACCTCGTTCCTGATCCGCATCTATGCCTGGATCAACATCCTGCAGCATGACGGCCTGCTCAACCAGTTCCTGCTCACGCTGCACATCGTGTCTGCGCCGGTGGTCTGGCTGTCGACCGACAGCGCGATGTATCTCGGCATCGTTTACTCCTATCTGCCGTTCATGATCCTGCCGCTCTATGCGACGCTCTCGAAGATGGATGCCTCGCTGCTTGAAGCCGCGGGCGATCTCGGCGCCTCGCCGCGGCAGGCGTTCTGGCTGGTGACGTTCCCGCTGTCGCTGCCGGGCGTCGGCGCCGGCGCGCTGCTCTGCTTCATTCCTGTTGTCGGCGAGTTCGTGATCCCCGATCTGCTCGCCGGCTCCAACTCGCTGATGATCGGGCAGACGCTGTGGCTCGAGTTCTTCACCAACAAGGACTGGCCGGTGGCGTCAGCCGCGGCGGTCGCATTGTTGCTGCTGCTGGTGCCGCCGCTCGTGCTCTACGACCGCCTGCAACGCCGCCAGCTCGAGAGTAATCGCTGA
- a CDS encoding ABC transporter permease, which translates to MAGTVTRLTRFNMTSLALGLAFLYLPIVILVIYSFNASRLVTVWGGWSLRWYHEFFSDRAMLEAAWMSLSVAAVSATLATLLGTLAAVGLARGERFRGRALFSGMLYSPLVMPEVISGLSLLLLFVALNAERGFWTVTIAHTTLTMCFVTVVVQSRLATLDRSLEEAAMDLGCDPVRAFLLVTLPLIVPAIVAGWMLAFTLSLDDVVIASFTTGPGSATLPIRIYSEVRLGVKPEINAICTLVIALIAVIIVVASFASKLSSTRGESAAPL; encoded by the coding sequence ATGGCTGGCACCGTCACCAGGTTGACGCGCTTCAACATGACCTCGCTGGCGCTCGGGCTGGCGTTCCTTTATCTGCCGATCGTCATCCTGGTGATCTACTCATTCAACGCCTCGCGGCTGGTGACGGTGTGGGGCGGCTGGTCGCTGCGCTGGTACCATGAGTTCTTCAGCGATCGCGCCATGCTGGAGGCGGCGTGGATGAGCCTGTCGGTCGCCGCGGTGTCGGCGACGCTGGCGACATTGCTGGGCACGCTGGCCGCGGTCGGGCTGGCGCGCGGCGAACGGTTCCGAGGGCGGGCGCTGTTCTCCGGCATGCTGTATTCGCCGCTGGTCATGCCGGAGGTGATCTCCGGCCTGTCGCTGCTGCTGCTGTTCGTGGCGCTGAATGCCGAGCGCGGCTTCTGGACGGTGACGATCGCCCACACCACGCTGACGATGTGTTTCGTCACTGTCGTGGTGCAATCGCGCCTCGCCACGCTCGATCGCAGCCTGGAGGAAGCCGCGATGGACCTCGGCTGCGATCCGGTGCGCGCGTTCCTTTTGGTGACGCTGCCGCTGATCGTGCCGGCGATCGTTGCCGGCTGGATGCTGGCCTTCACGCTGTCGCTCGACGACGTGGTGATCGCGAGTTTCACCACTGGCCCCGGTTCGGCGACGCTGCCGATCCGGATCTATTCCGAGGTCCGGCTCGGCGTGAAGCCCGAGATCAACGCGATCTGCACCCTGGTGATCGCGCTGATCGCCGTGATCATCGTGGTCGCCTCGTTCGCCTCGAAACTGTCGAGCACACGCGGCGAGAGCGCCGCGCCGCTGTAG
- a CDS encoding carbohydrate ABC transporter permease: MKLPTLREVGTEAKLLLIGIPVFIWTMIPIYHMFVFAISPKEDAFTGKLWPTHPTLHNFSIVFHQQHYFLRDFWIQFWNSAVIALAVGALTLFVATAAAFSISRLRVPGGRAVMNLALFTYFIPAAFLAVPMYRTMGTYGLLNNHWSLILAMVTIAAPYAIWVLKQASDKLPVELDEAATMDGATTLQLFRLVYVPLMMPSLVAVGTYAILLAWNEYLYAFLLLSKDTDITLPVALGNFLAADDSPWELLMTTGFIYALPPAAVYYAFKRYMVGGLTAGAVKS; encoded by the coding sequence ATGAAGCTGCCCACCCTCCGCGAAGTCGGCACCGAAGCCAAGCTGCTGCTGATCGGCATCCCGGTCTTCATCTGGACCATGATCCCGATCTACCACATGTTCGTGTTCGCGATCTCGCCGAAGGAGGACGCGTTCACCGGCAAGCTGTGGCCGACGCATCCGACGCTGCATAATTTCTCGATCGTGTTCCACCAGCAGCATTACTTCCTGCGCGACTTCTGGATCCAGTTCTGGAATTCAGCCGTGATCGCGCTGGCCGTCGGCGCGCTGACGCTGTTCGTCGCCACCGCCGCGGCGTTCTCGATCTCGCGGCTGCGCGTGCCGGGCGGCCGGGCTGTGATGAATCTGGCGCTGTTCACCTACTTCATCCCGGCGGCGTTCCTCGCCGTGCCGATGTATCGCACCATGGGCACCTACGGGCTGCTCAACAATCACTGGTCGCTGATCCTCGCGATGGTGACGATCGCCGCGCCCTACGCGATCTGGGTGCTGAAGCAGGCCTCCGACAAGCTGCCGGTCGAACTGGATGAAGCCGCGACGATGGACGGCGCCACCACGCTGCAGCTGTTCCGCCTGGTCTATGTGCCGCTGATGATGCCCTCGCTGGTCGCGGTCGGCACCTACGCGATCCTGCTCGCCTGGAACGAGTATCTTTACGCGTTCCTGCTGCTGTCGAAGGACACCGACATCACGCTGCCGGTCGCGCTCGGCAACTTCCTCGCCGCCGACGACTCGCCGTGGGAGCTCTTGATGACCACCGGCTTCATCTACGCGCTGCCGCCGGCCGCGGTCTACTACGCCTTCAAGCGCTACATGGTCGGCGGGCTGACGGCGGGCGCCGTCAAGTCGTGA
- a CDS encoding sugar ABC transporter permease has protein sequence MAITLSASDVPSPPLSARLSPPQVWGIVLLVPYLLVFLAFVVYPVGYGLWLARHPSSYVALYNDPIFARAAVNTLIFLVIGINIKMLIALFLSGFFAQQRPWIRWLSVIFILPWAVPSIPTILSVRFMLNPEWGVVNQLIFKFTGDDGPNWLNDPAVALAMAIGVHIWKSLPFWTLILLTGRLAIPHDLYEASDVDGANWWQKFRYITWPSMQTLYITCTLLSMIWTLGDFNSVYLLTGGGPADLTHVLSTLGIRYLRLDQLSLAMASIVCAMPFVLPLVYYMMKRLSR, from the coding sequence ATGGCGATCACGCTCTCCGCATCCGATGTCCCCTCGCCGCCACTGTCGGCGCGGCTGTCGCCGCCGCAGGTCTGGGGCATCGTGCTGCTCGTGCCCTATCTGCTCGTCTTCCTCGCCTTCGTGGTCTATCCGGTCGGCTACGGCCTGTGGCTGGCGCGCCATCCGTCGAGCTATGTCGCGCTCTACAACGACCCGATCTTCGCGCGCGCGGCCGTCAACACGCTGATCTTCCTGGTCATCGGCATCAACATCAAGATGCTGATCGCGCTGTTCCTGTCCGGCTTCTTCGCTCAGCAGCGGCCCTGGATCAGGTGGCTGTCTGTCATCTTCATCCTGCCCTGGGCGGTGCCGTCGATCCCGACCATCCTGTCGGTGCGCTTCATGCTCAATCCCGAATGGGGCGTGGTCAACCAGCTGATCTTCAAGTTCACCGGCGACGACGGCCCGAACTGGCTGAACGATCCGGCGGTCGCGCTCGCGATGGCGATCGGCGTGCACATCTGGAAGTCGCTGCCGTTCTGGACGCTGATCCTGCTGACCGGACGGCTCGCGATCCCGCACGATCTGTACGAGGCGTCCGACGTCGACGGCGCCAATTGGTGGCAGAAATTCCGCTACATCACCTGGCCGTCGATGCAGACGCTCTACATCACCTGCACGCTGCTCTCGATGATCTGGACGCTGGGCGATTTCAACAGCGTCTATCTGCTCACCGGCGGCGGGCCCGCCGACCTCACCCACGTGCTGTCGACGCTGGGCATCCGCTATCTCAGGCTCGACCAGCTCTCGCTGGCGATGGCCTCGATCGTCTGCGCGATGCCGTTCGTGCTGCCGCTGGTCTATTACATGATGAAACGGTTGTCGCGATGA
- a CDS encoding ABC transporter substrate-binding protein, which produces MRSKVIGALSIAVAAVGLFAATAPALAQGKTITVWWGKGFYKSEDDALLDTIKKFEAKTGIKVELSQYAIQDMIPKTVAALDSGTVPDVAYSDTYDVQAQGKWAFEGKLEDLSDIMLPMKDAFAPNTLEAALLYNDVTKKKSYYGFPLKQQSMHVQIWGDMLEKAGFKADDIPTKWEDYWTFWCDKVQPGIRKATGQRIYGVGQPMGVESTDSFQSFYTFMDAYHVKLVDDDGKLLVDDPKVRDGLIHALKDYTDTYIKGCTPPSSTTWKDPDNNVAFHNKTIVMTHNFTISIAAKWFEDSTNPALTDAQRAAGKQAYEHDIITASFPKAPDGSTIRYRSDVKTGLIFANAKNKAEGKQFISFLMQEDNVRPYIEGALGRWFPVTKASQASPFWQADRHRKAVWNQFTGGTAPFDFTKNWKFTILNNENVWAKAMNRVVSEKVPVDKAVDELIARIKQVAG; this is translated from the coding sequence GTGAGATCCAAGGTTATCGGTGCGCTATCAATTGCGGTCGCTGCGGTCGGCCTGTTCGCCGCAACTGCACCCGCTCTGGCCCAGGGCAAGACGATCACCGTCTGGTGGGGCAAGGGATTTTACAAGTCCGAAGACGACGCGCTGCTCGATACGATCAAGAAATTCGAAGCCAAGACCGGCATCAAGGTCGAACTGTCGCAATACGCGATCCAGGACATGATTCCGAAGACGGTTGCCGCGCTGGATTCCGGCACCGTGCCCGACGTCGCCTATTCCGACACCTACGATGTGCAGGCCCAGGGCAAGTGGGCCTTCGAGGGCAAGCTCGAAGACCTGTCCGACATCATGCTGCCGATGAAGGACGCCTTCGCGCCGAACACGCTGGAAGCGGCCCTGCTCTACAATGACGTCACCAAGAAGAAGTCCTATTACGGCTTCCCGCTCAAGCAGCAGAGCATGCACGTCCAGATCTGGGGCGACATGCTGGAGAAGGCCGGCTTCAAGGCCGATGACATCCCGACCAAGTGGGAGGATTACTGGACGTTCTGGTGCGACAAGGTGCAGCCGGGGATTCGCAAGGCGACCGGCCAGCGCATCTACGGCGTCGGCCAGCCGATGGGCGTGGAATCCACCGACTCGTTCCAGTCATTCTACACCTTCATGGACGCCTACCACGTCAAGCTGGTCGACGATGACGGCAAGCTCCTCGTCGACGATCCCAAGGTGCGCGACGGCCTGATCCACGCGCTGAAGGACTATACCGACACCTACATCAAGGGCTGCACGCCGCCATCCTCGACGACCTGGAAGGACCCGGACAACAACGTCGCCTTCCACAACAAGACGATCGTGATGACCCACAATTTCACGATCTCGATCGCGGCGAAGTGGTTCGAGGATTCCACCAACCCGGCGCTGACCGACGCGCAGCGCGCCGCCGGCAAGCAGGCCTACGAGCACGACATCATCACGGCGTCGTTCCCGAAGGCACCGGACGGCTCGACGATCCGGTATCGCTCCGACGTCAAGACCGGGCTGATCTTCGCCAACGCCAAGAACAAGGCGGAAGGCAAGCAGTTCATCAGCTTCCTGATGCAGGAAGACAACGTGCGGCCCTATATCGAAGGTGCGCTCGGCCGCTGGTTCCCGGTGACCAAGGCCAGCCAGGCGAGCCCGTTCTGGCAGGCCGACCGGCATCGCAAGGCAGTCTGGAATCAGTTCACCGGCGGCACCGCGCCGTTCGACTTTACCAAGAACTGGAAGTTCACCATCCTGAACAACGAGAACGTCTGGGCCAAGGCGATGAACCGCGTGGTCAGCGAGAAGGTGCCGGTGGACAAGGCCGTCGACGAACTGATCGCCCGCATCAAGCAGGTCGCCGGGTAA
- a CDS encoding AsmA family protein — translation MAQGIKRLGMPIAALLGLALVGLVATSWFLNRDALRSAVEAQIRAVTGLELVVNGPIDVSVFPGSYVSFHNVGLKGADTTDPALQVDVLTANLRLLPLLLRRFEIADVMMLRPHIHVVRDSAGESNWTPFVETIAKTMTPGAENQVSFSEIRIQDGELNYEDGTNHISEQLGDIDLSLAWPSISRSFAATGQFDWRGERVDGSISASDFVALLSGDRSGLKARLASAPLKIAFDGTVANRTSLMMEGTATMDSPSLRNALRWMGQAPPGGGGGFGRFALKARANVVGGSVALTNVNVELDGNVAEGVMTYANNGRQTLQATLAAGNLDFTPYISTFRLLASGQRDWNRQLFDLSSLSSTDLDMRLSAAKVTVGPSKLGRTAFGANLRGGALALSVGEAQMYGGIAKGSFAIARSDAVADVRAQFQFTDVDLQACASELFGINKLSGRGNLNVSLTASGSSPFGLASSLDGTATLNGHDGAIAGFNVEQLLRRLEKRPLSGGGNFRSGSTAYDNLSVSVKFADGVATADDIHVESPAAKITLTGTASVPSREYDLKGVASLTSAAAGGTAFDLPFVIQGPWDDPLIFPDPESLIRRSPASAPLLDAVKDRKTRDAVRSVIERFTGGAARPAAAPDAAAGTPGNAPATAAENAKSN, via the coding sequence ATGGCCCAAGGAATTAAGCGCCTGGGGATGCCGATCGCGGCGCTTCTCGGCCTGGCGCTCGTGGGGCTGGTCGCAACGTCCTGGTTCCTCAACCGGGACGCGCTGCGGAGCGCGGTGGAAGCGCAGATTCGCGCCGTGACCGGGCTCGAGCTCGTCGTCAACGGGCCGATCGACGTTTCGGTGTTTCCCGGCAGCTATGTCTCCTTTCACAATGTCGGGCTGAAGGGCGCTGATACCACCGATCCGGCCTTGCAGGTCGACGTGCTGACCGCGAACCTGCGCCTGCTGCCGCTGTTGCTGCGGCGGTTCGAGATTGCCGACGTCATGATGCTCCGTCCGCATATCCATGTGGTTCGCGACAGCGCCGGCGAGAGCAACTGGACCCCGTTCGTCGAGACCATCGCCAAGACGATGACGCCCGGCGCCGAGAACCAGGTGTCATTCTCGGAAATCCGGATCCAGGACGGCGAGCTGAATTACGAGGACGGCACCAACCACATCTCCGAACAGCTCGGCGATATCGACCTTTCGCTGGCCTGGCCCTCCATCTCGCGTTCGTTTGCCGCGACCGGCCAGTTCGACTGGCGCGGCGAACGCGTCGACGGCTCGATCAGCGCCAGCGATTTCGTCGCGCTGCTGTCGGGCGACCGCTCCGGCCTCAAGGCACGGCTTGCCAGCGCGCCGCTGAAGATTGCGTTCGACGGAACCGTCGCCAACCGCACCAGCCTGATGATGGAAGGCACCGCCACCATGGACTCACCGTCGCTGCGCAACGCGTTGCGCTGGATGGGCCAGGCGCCGCCCGGCGGCGGTGGCGGCTTCGGCCGCTTCGCACTGAAGGCTCGCGCCAATGTGGTCGGCGGCTCGGTCGCGCTGACCAATGTCAATGTCGAGCTCGACGGCAATGTCGCCGAGGGCGTGATGACCTACGCCAATAACGGCCGGCAGACGCTGCAGGCGACGCTTGCCGCCGGCAATCTCGATTTCACGCCCTACATCTCGACGTTCCGCCTGCTGGCCAGCGGCCAGCGCGACTGGAACAGACAGCTGTTCGACCTCTCCTCGCTGTCGTCGACCGATCTCGACATGCGCCTGTCGGCCGCCAAGGTGACGGTCGGCCCGTCCAAGCTCGGCCGCACCGCGTTCGGCGCCAATCTGCGGGGCGGCGCGCTCGCGCTCAGCGTCGGCGAGGCGCAGATGTATGGCGGCATCGCCAAGGGTTCGTTCGCGATCGCGCGCTCGGACGCGGTCGCCGACGTCAGGGCGCAATTCCAGTTCACCGATGTCGATCTGCAGGCCTGTGCCAGCGAACTGTTCGGCATCAACAAGCTGTCCGGACGCGGCAACCTCAACGTCTCGCTGACGGCCTCCGGCTCGAGCCCGTTCGGGCTCGCATCGTCACTGGACGGCACCGCGACGCTGAACGGGCATGACGGCGCGATCGCCGGCTTCAATGTCGAGCAACTGCTGCGGCGGCTGGAGAAGCGGCCGCTGTCCGGCGGCGGCAATTTCCGCTCGGGCTCGACGGCCTATGACAATCTCAGCGTCTCGGTGAAATTCGCCGACGGCGTCGCGACCGCCGACGACATCCATGTCGAGAGCCCGGCGGCGAAGATCACGCTGACCGGCACCGCCTCGGTGCCGTCGCGCGAGTACGATCTCAAGGGCGTCGCCAGCCTGACCTCGGCGGCTGCCGGCGGCACCGCGTTCGATCTGCCCTTCGTGATTCAAGGCCCGTGGGACGATCCGCTGATCTTCCCCGATCCGGAAAGCCTGATCCGCCGCTCGCCGGCATCCGCCCCGTTGCTCGACGCGGTGAAGGATCGCAAGACCCGCGACGCGGTGCGCTCGGTGATCGAGCGCTTCACCGGCGGTGCCGCACGGCCCGCGGCCGCGCCCGATGCCGCGGCAGGCACGCCCGGCAACGCACCGGCGACAGCGGCCGAGAATGCCAAATCGAACTGA